GATTCAATCTCATGTTAACTTTGagtatgtgtgtgtatgtgcGTGTGTTGTTTGACTAATGAAAATGTATTGATGTACAGTGTTCGTGAATGGAAAATTCTGCAAGGACCCAAAGCGTGCCACAGCCAAAGATTTCTTCTTTGCAGGGCTTGACAATTGTGGGAACACCTCGAACAAACTTGGGGTGGCAGTAACTCCGGTAACTGTAAACGAGCTACCTGGACTCAACACACTAGGCATATCCATGGCTCGCATAGACTTTGCACCATATGGTCTCAACCCTCCACACACCCACCCTCGAGGCACTGAGATACTTGTAGTCTTGGAGGGTACCCTGTCTGTTGGCTTTGTAACCTCCAACCCTGATAATCGCCTCATCACCAAAGTTCTTAACAAGGGAGATGTTTTTGTGTTCCCCATAGGACTCATTCATTTCCAATACAACACAGGGAAAACTAATGCTGTTGCCATTGGAGCTTTAAGTAGTCAGAACCCTGGTGTCATCACCATCGCAAATGCTGTGTTTGGATCCAACCCTTCCATCTCAGACTATGTTCTTGCCAAAGCATTCCAACTTGATAAGAAAGTGGTTGATGATCTTCAAGCCAAATCCTGGATGTGAACAAGAAGAAGGATATTAGAAGAATAAATTTATGTATTTAGTATATATTGCATATCCAGTCCTTCAATTCCTATAATGGAAGTGCCTAATTAATGGCATAAAGAAGTTTTCGCGATAGTT
This genomic stretch from Macadamia integrifolia cultivar HAES 741 chromosome 2, SCU_Mint_v3, whole genome shotgun sequence harbors:
- the LOC122089856 gene encoding putative germin-like protein 2-1, whose translation is MDTHFVGALILLALATPIAFAYDPSPLQDTCVAVNDTKYGVFVNGKFCKDPKRATAKDFFFAGLDNCGNTSNKLGVAVTPVTVNELPGLNTLGISMARIDFAPYGLNPPHTHPRGTEILVVLEGTLSVGFVTSNPDNRLITKVLNKGDVFVFPIGLIHFQYNTGKTNAVAIGALSSQNPGVITIANAVFGSNPSISDYVLAKAFQLDKKVVDDLQAKSWM